A DNA window from Aureibaculum sp. 2308TA14-22 contains the following coding sequences:
- a CDS encoding YebC/PmpR family DNA-binding transcriptional regulator, whose amino-acid sequence MGRAFEFRKARKMKRWSAMAKTFTRIGKDIVMAVKEGGPNPESNSRLRVVIQNAKAANMPKDNVERAIKKASDKNTADYKEVLFEGYAPHGIAVLVETATDNNNRTVANVRAAFTKYDGNLGTSGSVVFMFDHTCNFRISTEDLKMDLEELELELIDFEVEEIFEDDDGLMIYAPFEQFGAIQAYLDEHNIEILSSDFERIPTTTKKLSEEEKADVEKLLERLEEDDDVQNVYHSMEE is encoded by the coding sequence GCCATGGCCAAAACCTTTACGCGTATTGGTAAGGATATTGTAATGGCAGTAAAAGAAGGTGGTCCAAACCCTGAATCGAATTCGCGTTTACGCGTGGTCATTCAGAATGCCAAGGCCGCTAATATGCCAAAAGACAACGTGGAGCGTGCTATAAAAAAAGCATCTGATAAAAACACGGCAGATTATAAAGAAGTGTTGTTCGAAGGTTATGCCCCACATGGTATTGCGGTTTTAGTAGAAACTGCAACCGATAATAATAACAGAACGGTAGCCAATGTCCGTGCTGCATTTACCAAATACGATGGTAATTTGGGCACATCGGGTTCTGTGGTTTTTATGTTCGACCATACCTGTAATTTTAGAATTTCAACGGAAGATTTAAAAATGGATTTGGAAGAATTGGAATTGGAACTTATCGATTTTGAAGTGGAAGAAATATTTGAAGACGATGACGGACTGATGATCTACGCTCCTTTTGAACAATTTGGTGCTATTCAGGCATACTTAGATGAACACAATATTGAAATTTTATCATCTGACTTTGAGCGTATACCAACTACTACCAAAAAATTAAGTGAGGAAGAAAAAGCCGATGTCGAAAAATTATTAGAACGTTTAGAGGAAGATGATGATGTACAAAACGTGTATCATTCTATGGAAGAATAG